From the Corythoichthys intestinalis isolate RoL2023-P3 chromosome 13, ASM3026506v1, whole genome shotgun sequence genome, one window contains:
- the LOC130928063 gene encoding uncharacterized protein LOC130928063 isoform X2, with product MSDVSQAHRPERQESPRMEEELPYIKKVEEEFVHIKEEQEEYFIRVVNPHIEEQQQPQPLKKEEEDPPYVKVVVVDIPKWTDEPLKGEDGGVKEASRGTEPQNGSNSSSKEGSQADNLIARPSESDNFTSHSLFCEEDCD from the exons ATGTCAG ATGTCAGTCAAGCGCATCGTCCTGAACGCCAGGAGTCTCCTCGAATGGAGGAAGAGTTGCCATACATCAAGAAGGTGGAGGAAGAATTCGTCCACATtaaagaggagcaggaggagtaTTTCATTAGAGTGGTGAACCCCCACATTGAGGAGCAGCAGCAGCCTCAACCCCTcaaaaaagaggaggaggaccctCCATATGTTAAAGTGGTGGTGGTGGACATCCCCAAGTGGACTGATGAGCCCTTGAAGGGTGAAGATGGCGGTGTGAAGGAGGCCAGCAGAGGGACGGAGCCTCAGAATGGCAGCAACAGCAGTTCAAAAGAAGGATCTCAAGCAGACAACCTCATCGCTCGACCATCAGAGAGTGACAATTTCACATCACACTCCCTGTTCT gtgaggaagactgtgactga
- the LOC130928063 gene encoding uncharacterized protein LOC130928063 isoform X4, protein MSDVSQAHRPERQESPRMEEELPYIKKVEEEFVHIKEEQEEYFIRVVNPHIEEQQQPQPLKKEEEDPPYVKVVVVDIPKWTDEPLKGEDGGVKEASRGTEPQNGSNSSSKEGSQADNLIARPSESDNFTSHSLF, encoded by the exons ATGTCAG ATGTCAGTCAAGCGCATCGTCCTGAACGCCAGGAGTCTCCTCGAATGGAGGAAGAGTTGCCATACATCAAGAAGGTGGAGGAAGAATTCGTCCACATtaaagaggagcaggaggagtaTTTCATTAGAGTGGTGAACCCCCACATTGAGGAGCAGCAGCAGCCTCAACCCCTcaaaaaagaggaggaggaccctCCATATGTTAAAGTGGTGGTGGTGGACATCCCCAAGTGGACTGATGAGCCCTTGAAGGGTGAAGATGGCGGTGTGAAGGAGGCCAGCAGAGGGACGGAGCCTCAGAATGGCAGCAACAGCAGTTCAAAAGAAGGATCTCAAGCAGACAACCTCATCGCTCGACCATCAGAGAGTGACAATTTCACATCACACTCCCTGTTCT